One Mercurialis annua linkage group LG3, ddMerAnnu1.2, whole genome shotgun sequence DNA window includes the following coding sequences:
- the LOC126674453 gene encoding cysteine-rich receptor-like protein kinase 46, producing MESNQPILSLFNNGKFLIIIFISFYVNLCHANPRTELAGSICGKEHVQNVSNYFKYYSVIADYMQDEIYRNQFAFKDVGKPPDRLFVLAQCMDDLSADECAVCFTQINTLIPACFPHTGGRVYLGGCFIRAENYSFYREALGPLDTKKCGTIENTAHGFRESVERVLQDLLLKAPTAGPAQRGFATKHETSHGITAYGLASCWKILDSDLCYTCLSDAISSALSCLPSTEAYVLNAGCFLQYSDYEFSNDSSGDTGVEIYKYIAYICGIVLVCIAALGIGLCVGRHTYRRKNSAKEIKRMEDLLLLDEGRQFLQFKYATIRSATENFRESLKLGHGGFGEVYKGTLPDGREIAIKRLYVGRKNRVQEICNEMDIISRAQHKNLVRFLGCCFTSVDSFLVYEYLANRSLDLALFDPEKKKELCWKRRLFIITGAAEGLEYLHKDCQIRIIHRDIKASNVLLDLKYKAKISDFGLARFYSCDHSLINTAIAGTLGYMAPEYIAKGRLTEKVDVYSFGVLVIEIVTGVENNKHQSDDLYETLVTLAWKHFQSNSIREIVDKSMEIEDVEEIERVVQIGLLCTQESPNLRPTMTEVLHMLRRKDVDLPQPSKPPFTDELMELHYLGSGYQRTHSVSDSFTS from the exons ATGGAATCAAATCAACCAATTCTCTCTCTTTTTAATAATGGCAAATTTTtgatcatcatcttcatctcATTTTACGTCAATCTTTGCCATGCAAACCCTAGAACTGAATTGGCCGGAAGTATATGCGGAAAAGAACACGTCCAAAACGTATCGAATTACTTCAAGTACTACTCAGTCATCGCAGATTACATGCAAGATGAAATTTATCGGAATCAGTTTGCATTTAAAGATGTAGGGAAGCCACCCGATCGGTTGTTTGTTCTTGCTCAATGTATGGATGATCTCTCCGCCGACGAATGTGCCGTCTGCTTTACGCAGATCAATACGCTAATCCCCGCTTGTTTTCCGCATACCGGTGGCCGTGTTTATCTCGGTGGCTGTTTTATTCGAGCTGAGAATTATAGTTTCTATCGTGAAGCGTTGGGGCCTCTCGATACTAAA AAATGTGGGACTATTGAAAACACTGCACATGGATTTAGAGAATCAGTAGAGAGAGTGCTACAGGATTTATTACTGAAAGCACCGACAGCAGGACCGGCTCAGCGAGGCTTTGCAACTAAGCATGAGACTTCACACGGCATCACAGCTTACGGTTTGGCGAGTTGCTGGAAGATTTTGGACTCGGATTTGTGCTATACATGCCTTTCGGATGCAATCTCATCCGCCTTGTCTTGCCTTCCATCCACCGAAGCCTACGTGCTTAATGCTGGCTGTTTCCTCCAATATTCTGATTATGAATTTTCAAATGATTCTTCTGGTGACACGGGAG TggaaatatataaatacatcGCGTACATATGTGGCATTGTTTTAGTCTGCATAGCAGCATTAGGGATTGGACTATGTGTTGGTAGACATACATACAGAAGAAAGAATTCCGcgaaagaaataaaaa GAATGGAGGATCTATTATTACTCGACGAAGGCAGGCAGTTCTTGCAGTTTAAGTACGCAACAATACGATCAGCAACAGAGAATTTCAGGGAATCTCTTAAGCTTGGCCATGGAGGATTTGGTGAAGTATATAAA GGCACCTTACCAGACGGAAGAGAAATTGCAATAAAGCGTTTATACGTTGGTAGAAAGAATCGCGTTCAAGAGATTTGCAACGAAATGGACATTATTAGTAGAGCACAGCACAAGAACTTGGTGCGGTTTCTTGGATGCTGCTTCACAAGTGTTGATAGCTTTCTTGTCTATGAATATCTAGCTAATAGAAGCCTCGATCTCGCTCTATTTG ATCCAGAAAAGAAGAAAGAACTCTGTTGGAAACGCCGGCTATTCATCATCACAGGCGCAGCGGAAGGTTTAGAGTATCTCCATAAGGACTGCCAAATAAGGATTATTCATCGAGACATTAAAGCTAGCAATGTATTATTGGACTTGAAATATAAAGCAAAGATTTCTGATTTCGGACTCGCCAGATTCTATTCTTGCGATCATTCCTTGATCAACACAGCAATTGCTGGAACATT AGGTTACATGGCTCCTGAATACATTGCGAAGGGGCGATTAACTGAGAAAGTTGATGTGTATAGCTTCGGAGTTCTTGTGATCGAAATAGTAACAGGCGTAGAAAACAACAAGCATCAATCCGATGATCTTTACGAAACCTTAGTTACCCTG GCATGGAAGCACTTTCAATCAAACTCGATACGCGAAATTGTAGATAAAAGTATGGAGATAGAAGATGTGGAAGAGATTGAAAGAGTGGTTCAAATAGGACTATTATGCACTCAAGAATCTCCAAATTTAAGACCAACAATGACAGAAGTATTGCACATGCTTAGAAGAAAAGATGTCGATTTGCCGCAGCCATCGAAGCCTCCGTTCACTGATGAACTTATGGAATTACATTATTTAGGCTCTGGATATCAACGAACACATTCTGTTTCTGATTCTTTTACCAGTTAG